Proteins from one Primulina huaijiensis isolate GDHJ02 chromosome 18, ASM1229523v2, whole genome shotgun sequence genomic window:
- the LOC140963994 gene encoding (DL)-glycerol-3-phosphatase 2-like, with protein sequence MINSVRGENYSRFKDSSYELSFIYCILERFSLVSDTEKFYTEVQEIILSRYNKTFDWSLKAKMMGKKAIEAARVFVEETGISDSLSAEDFLVEREEMLQNMFPTSELMPGASRLILHLHSKGIPICVATGSHKRHFLLKTQRHGDYHELNMNTLFSNL encoded by the exons ATGATAAATAGTGTGAGAGGTGAGAATTATTCGAGGTTTAAAGATTCGTCTTATG AGCTTTCATTTATCTATTGCATATTGGAGCGTTTTTCATTAGTTTCAGATACAGAAAAATTCTACACTGAAGTCCAGGAAATTATCCTTTCTAGATACAACAAGACTTTTGATTGGTCTCTCAAGGCTAAAATGATGGGTAAGAAGGCAATAGAGGCTGCTCGAGTTTTTGTTGAAGAGACTGGAATTAGTGATTCACTCTCTGCCGAAGATTTTCTTGTTGAAAGAGAGGAAATGCTGCAAAATATGTTCCCGACAAGTGAACTCATGCCAG GAGCCAGTCGTTTGATTTTGCACCTCCATTCAAAAGGAATACCAATTTGTGTTGCAACTGG TTCGCACAAGAGGCATTTCCTATTGAAAACACAAAGACACGGCGActaccatgaattaaatatgaatactttattttcgaatttataa
- the LOC140964089 gene encoding uncharacterized protein has translation MSKNETSSTLEDEKMSNTEDARTSNEVSTLQIQAQTTSLSKEQEQASNIDQSDVETRWNSTYMMLEAAEKFEKAFERFGDEDKKYMNYFDCYEFNEDENTKGKKGKGKVIGPPMEIEWIIARNFVKFLKIFYNVTLKFSGSSYITSNFFFSVSLRLCVLVCPI, from the exons ATGAGCAAGAATGAAACTTCAAGCACCCTAGAAGATGAGAAAATGTCAAATACG GAGGATGCGAGAACTTCGAATGAAGTTTCAACTTTGCAAATTCAAGCCCAAACAACGAGTCTAAGTAAGGAGCAAGAGCAAGCTTCAAATATTGATCAATCAG ATGTTGAAACACGGTGGAATTCAACTTATATGATGCTTGAGGCTGCTGAGAAATTTGAAAAGGCTTTTGAAAGGTTTGGGGATGAAGATAAAAAATACATGAACTACTTTGATTGTTATGAATTCAATGAAGATGAGAATACGAAGGGGAAAAAAGGAAAAGGGAAGGTAATTGGTCCTCCAATGGAGATTGAGTGGATTATTGCAAGAAACTTTGTTaagtttctgaaaattttttataatgtaACTTTAAAGTTTTCTGGTTCATCATATAtcacttcaaatttttttttttccgtgaGCTTGCGATTATGCGTGTTGGTTTGTCCAATATGA
- the LOC140965220 gene encoding 3-deoxy-manno-octulosonate cytidylyltransferase, mitochondrial-like isoform X1, whose product MKKDAVFGAVPEPTLPTCIEGMLISDSSPTSSSTKSWVIHCLAAGAAVAVGLGALAYHRQLIRFRSRVIGIIPARYASTRFQGKPLVQILGKPMIQRTWERAKLATKLDHVVVATDDDNIAECCRGFGADVVMTSESCRNGTERCNEALQKIGKKYDVVVNIQGDEPLIDPEIIDGIVKALQAAPDAVFSTAVTSLKPEDAFDPNRVKCVVDNCGYAIYFSRGLVPFNKSGKVNPRFPYLLHLGIQSFDAKFLKIYPELPPTPLQLEEDLEQLKVLENGYKMKVIKVDHESHGVDVPEDVEKIEHYMRERNLP is encoded by the exons ATGAAGAAAGATGCTGTCTTTGGTGCAGTTCCAGAGCCAACACTACCTACCTGCATAGAAG GGATGCTGATCTCCGATTCATCACCAACTTCTAGCTCAACTAAGTCTTGGGTTATTCACTGCCTGGCTGCGGGTGCAGCGGTTGCAGTAGGCCTTGGAGCCCTTGCATATCATCGCCAACTAATAAGGTTCCGGAGCCGGGTCATCGGGATTATACCTGCTCGATATGCTTCCACTCGCTTCCAAGGCAAGCCCCTCGTTCAAATCCTTGGCAAGCCCATGATTCAG AGAACATGGGAAAGAGCAAAATTGGCAACAAAATTGGATCATGTAG TTGTGGCGACAGATGATGATAATATTGCTGAATGTTGTAGAGGATTTGGTGCTGATGTGGTAATGACCTCTGAATCATGTCGAAATG GCACTGAACGTTGTAATGAAGCGCTCCAAAAGATTGGAAAGAAGTATGACGTTGTTGTCAATATTCAAGGAGACGAACCACTCATAGATCCTGAAATAATAGATGGCATCGTCAAGGCCCTGCAG GCTGCCCCAGATGCGGTCTTCAGCACTGCAGTTACTTCTTTGAAACCTGAAGATGCATTTGATCCAAATCGTGTCAAATGTGTTGTAGATAATTGCGGCTATGCAATATATTTCTCACGAGGACTTGTACCATTTAACAA GTCTGGAAAAGTTAACCCTCGATTTCCATATTTGCTTCATCTGGGGATTCAG AGCTTTGATGCAAAATTTCTCAAGATATATCCCGAGCTGCCTCCAACTCCACTTCAACTGGAAGAAGATCTTGAGCAGCTGAAGGTCCTTGAAAATGGATACAAAATGAAG GTGATAAAAGTCGACCACGAATCTCACGGTGTTGATGTCCCGGAAGATGTGGAGAAAATAGAGCATTACATGCGAGAAAGAAACCTGCCTTAG
- the LOC140965220 gene encoding 3-deoxy-manno-octulosonate cytidylyltransferase, mitochondrial-like isoform X2, with product MLISDSSPTSSSTKSWVIHCLAAGAAVAVGLGALAYHRQLIRFRSRVIGIIPARYASTRFQGKPLVQILGKPMIQRTWERAKLATKLDHVVVATDDDNIAECCRGFGADVVMTSESCRNGTERCNEALQKIGKKYDVVVNIQGDEPLIDPEIIDGIVKALQAAPDAVFSTAVTSLKPEDAFDPNRVKCVVDNCGYAIYFSRGLVPFNKSGKVNPRFPYLLHLGIQSFDAKFLKIYPELPPTPLQLEEDLEQLKVLENGYKMKVIKVDHESHGVDVPEDVEKIEHYMRERNLP from the exons ATGCTGATCTCCGATTCATCACCAACTTCTAGCTCAACTAAGTCTTGGGTTATTCACTGCCTGGCTGCGGGTGCAGCGGTTGCAGTAGGCCTTGGAGCCCTTGCATATCATCGCCAACTAATAAGGTTCCGGAGCCGGGTCATCGGGATTATACCTGCTCGATATGCTTCCACTCGCTTCCAAGGCAAGCCCCTCGTTCAAATCCTTGGCAAGCCCATGATTCAG AGAACATGGGAAAGAGCAAAATTGGCAACAAAATTGGATCATGTAG TTGTGGCGACAGATGATGATAATATTGCTGAATGTTGTAGAGGATTTGGTGCTGATGTGGTAATGACCTCTGAATCATGTCGAAATG GCACTGAACGTTGTAATGAAGCGCTCCAAAAGATTGGAAAGAAGTATGACGTTGTTGTCAATATTCAAGGAGACGAACCACTCATAGATCCTGAAATAATAGATGGCATCGTCAAGGCCCTGCAG GCTGCCCCAGATGCGGTCTTCAGCACTGCAGTTACTTCTTTGAAACCTGAAGATGCATTTGATCCAAATCGTGTCAAATGTGTTGTAGATAATTGCGGCTATGCAATATATTTCTCACGAGGACTTGTACCATTTAACAA GTCTGGAAAAGTTAACCCTCGATTTCCATATTTGCTTCATCTGGGGATTCAG AGCTTTGATGCAAAATTTCTCAAGATATATCCCGAGCTGCCTCCAACTCCACTTCAACTGGAAGAAGATCTTGAGCAGCTGAAGGTCCTTGAAAATGGATACAAAATGAAG GTGATAAAAGTCGACCACGAATCTCACGGTGTTGATGTCCCGGAAGATGTGGAGAAAATAGAGCATTACATGCGAGAAAGAAACCTGCCTTAG
- the LOC140964317 gene encoding SWI/SNF complex subunit SWI3C-like, whose product MPASTSEGRSRWRKRKREHPAARKSKLKEPEKDEAFEDNEDDEDPDLDPPQNHLETEDDPHNQNSDRVTQMSRERESENLMEGGLKICDFPVAIKRLVNRPHSSVFGIVEAERAARNGDSRDQGHSGVAMLENVSYGQLLALSAVPRDSSALSGASFEDTASGSGVGSYVVQPPKVIPARGVTKRLGSACRVHVVPAHADWFSPNSVHRLERQVVPLFFSGRSAEHTPERYMEGRNFIVAKYMENPEKHLSVADCQGLATGFDTDDMNRIFRFLVHWGIINYCATPLKHEAPKDETYLCEESNGELRVPSDALNSIDSLIQFDKPRCRLKATDVYPELAHQCDEEADLESSVREQLSEHQCNYCSRSISTAYYQSQKVADVLLCVDCYLEGRFVTGHSSLDFMKISFMKYFRDVDGDSWSDQETLLLLEGMQLYEENWSKIADHVGSKSKDQCLLHFVRLPLDSAPLDNIDLPTTSGSSNMCNGDDIGKSVPNSNGFDSRMCDSESKFLFTNSGNPVMNLVAFLASTLGPRVAAACAHASLLELSKDGSKDGSPHEEMTNSSKKGPWSEHDAEAVPLSAERVRTAAKYGLTAAALKAKLFADHEEREIQRLSANIINHQLKRLELKLKQFAEVETMLMRECEQMERARQRISAERALMMSAQFGSGVPSRPTALPGVGATNLNDNATGNNRQPGSQQPFISGYSNNQPIHPRMPLGEQGAYALGPRPPLSSLHPSSSNSSAFNPSSGSPSSLGHPMLRPVSGTKSGLG is encoded by the exons ATGCCAGCTTCCACCTCAG AGGGAAGATCGAGGTGGAGGAAGAGGAAAAGAGAACACCCAGCTGCACGAAAATCTAAGCTAAAGGAACCCGAGAAGGATGAAGCATTTGAGGACAATGAGGACGATGAAGACCCCGATCTGGACCCACCTCAAAACCACCTTGAAACTGAAGATGATCCTCACAATCAGAACTCAGATAGGGTTACCCAGATGTCACGAGAAAGAGAGAGTGAAAATTTGATGGAAGGTGGATTGAAAATTTGTGATTTCCCAGTTGCGATCAAGAGATTGGTTAATAGACCACATTCATCAGTTTTCGGAATTGTGGAAGCAGAGAGGGCTGCAAGGAATGGCGATAGCAGGGATCAGGGGCACAGTGGTGTGGCTATGTTGGAGAATGTATCATATGGGCAGCTGCTGGCGCTGTCTGCCGTACCCCGTGATAGTTCAGCTTTATCAGGGGCTTCATTCGAGGATACTGCAAGTGGGAGTGGTGTTGGATCTTACGTGGTCCAGCCACCTAAGGTAATTCCTGCTCGTGGGGTTACTAAAAGGCTTGGGAGTGCATGTCGTGTACATGTTGTTCCTGCGCATGCAG ATTGGTTTTCCCCAAATTCAGTACATCGATTGGAGCGACAAGTGGTGCCACTTTTTTTCTCTGGTAGGTCAGCAGAACATACTCCAGAGAGGTACATGGAGGGTCGCAACTTTATAGTAGCCAAGTATATGGAGAACCCGGAAAAGCACCTATCTGTTGCTGATTGTCAGGGACTAGCAACTGGATTTGATACTGACGATATGAATCGAATTTTTCGGTTTCTTGTTCATTGGGGGATAATCAACTATTGTGCAACACCTCTTAAGCATGAGGCTCCAAAGGATGAGACATACTTATGTGAGGAATCAAATGGTGAACTTCGTGTGCCTTCGGATGCTTTGAATTCTATCGATAGTCTGATCCAATTTGACAAGCCCAGGTGTAGGCTCAAGGCAACTGATGTCTATCCAGAACTTGCACATCAGTGTGATGAGGAAGCTGACTTGGAAAGTTCCGTCCGAGAGCAATTGTCCGAGCATCAATGCAACTACTGTTCTCGTTCTATTTCTACTGCGTACTATCAGTCACAGAAAGTG GCTGATGTGCTGTTGTGTGTGGATTGCTATCTTGAGGGACGATTTGTTACTGGTCACTCCAGCctggattttatgaaaatcagTTTCATGAAATATTTCAGGGATGTGGATGGGGATAGCTGGAGTGACCAGGAAACATTACTGCTGCTCGAGGGAATGCAGCTGTACGAAGAAAACTGGAGTAAAATCGCGGATCATGTTGGTTCAAAGTCAAAAGATCAGTGCCTCCTTCATTTCGTGCGACTTCCTCTAGATTCCGCTCCTCTTGACAATATCGATCTCCCAACAACTTCTGGTTCATCAAATATGTGCAATGGTGATGATATTGGAAAATCAGTACCAAATTCCAATG GATTCGACTCGCGAATGTGTGATTCTGAAAGCAAATTCCTGTTTACAAATTCTGGGAATCCAGTGATGAACTTG GTTGCCTTCCTGGCCTCTACACTGGGGCCAAGAGTAGCTGCTGCATGTGCTCATGCGTCCTTGCTTGAATTATCCAAGGATGGAAGCAAGGATGGGAGCCCTCATGAAGAAATGACGAATAGCAGTAAGAAAG GTCCTTGGAGCGAACATGATGCTGAAGCTGTTCCGTTATCTGCTGAAAGGGTGAGAACTGCTGCAAAATACGGTCTTACTGCTGCCGCTTTAAAGGCCAAACTTTTCGCTGATCACGAAGAGCGTGAAATCCAAAGGTTATCCGCTAATATTATAAACCATCAG TTGAAGAGATTAGAGCTGAAACTGAAGCAGTTTGCAGAGGTAGAGACCATGCTCATGAGGGAATGTGAACAGATGGAACGGGCAAGGCAGAGGATATCAGCAGAACGGGCCCTCATGATGTCGGCTCAGTTCGGATCTGGTGTACCATCTCGACCAACTGCTTTACCTGGTGTAGGTGCTACCAATTTGAACGACAATGCCACAGGAAATAACAGACAACCAGGATCACAGCAACCATTCATTTCTGGGTACAGCAATAACCAACCTATCCACCCTCGTATGCCACTCGGGGAACAAGGTGCATATGCGCTGGGACCAAGGCCGCCCCTTTCATCTTTACATCCATCTTCATCAAACTCTAGTGCATTTAACCCTTCATCGGGTTCTCCATCTTCTCTTGGTCACCCAATGCTAAGACCTGTCTCTGGGACTAAATCTGGTTTAGGTTAA